In Segatella copri, the DNA window TTGCCTTCGTAGAGTTCGATGATGGTCTCGAAGAGCTTGTCCACGCCTCGGCCATTGGTGAAGACGGTAGGAATCATCGAGATACCGAAGAGTTCGCCCAATTTGTCGTAGTCGATGTTGTCGCCACGCTTCTCGGTTTCATCAAACATATTGAGGGCGCAGACCATGCGGATGTGCATATCTATCAACTGTGTGGTGAGATAGAGATTGCGCTCCAGGTTGCTGGTGTCGATGACGTTGATGACGATATCCGGCGTATGCTCGATGAGCTGCTTGCGCACATAGAGTTCTTCTGGCGAATAAGCCGAGAGGGAATAGGTACCCGGCAAATCTACCAGATTGAAGTGGTAGCCGTTGAAATCGGCTTCGCCCACCTTGGCATCCACGGTTACACCACTATAATTTCCAACGCGTTCGTGAGCACCCGAAGCAAAGTTGAAGAGGGAAGTCTTACCGCAGTTTGGATTTCCCACCAGTGCCACGTTGATGACGCGGTGGAGTCTTTCTGCTTCCTGTTCAGCCAGGGCTTCGTTGCTGGCATTGTCTTTTCTTTCAGCCACGAGCATCTTGTCGCCGAGCGCCTGCTCGTCGCTATCGTTGGAATCTACTACTTTTGAGTCAATTACCTGCTGGCGGTCTTCTTCTTCCGCCTTGCTGAGCTTTGCATCGTTCTTGGCTTCATCAATGGAAACCACCTCGATATGGTCTGCTTCGCTGTGGCGGAGTGACACCTCGTAACCCATAATCTTGTATTTCACTGGGTCCTGGAGTGGGGCGTTAAGGAGTACATCTACCTTCTTGCCCTTGATGAATCCCATCTCGATGACTCTCTTTCTGAAGCCACCGTGTCCTGATACCTTGACGATAACGGCGCTTTCACCTGTTTTAAGTTCTGATAATTTCATATATCTTTCCTTGTTTTAATCTTGTTCTTTTCTTTGGGGCATGACCTCATGGTCAGCTCTTTTTTCTTTTCGACTGCAAAAATACTAATAATTTTTTGCAACTTGGTAGCAATAATGTAGTTTTAAAACAAAAATACCTAGAAATGATGAGAGTATCATCAAATCTAGGTATTCTTATCATTATTTCTGATGATGGATGTTCTTATACCTTATTATATATATAAGAGCATCATCATTTTCTGTGATTACAGGTTTCTGCCGTGGCAGTTCTTAAACTTCTTGCCGCTTCCGCATGGACATGGGTCGTTAGGACGTGGCATGTGCTCTGCACGGTAAGGAGTGCGGTTTACCTGTGCGCCCTCTCGGGTATCCTGGTTAGCAGCTGCCTCCTGTGCCTCACGCTCTGCATCCAAATCTACCTTGCTTTCTACATAGTTCTGCTGAGTGTGCTGCTCAGGAGCTGCCTCCTGAACTGGCTGCTCTTGCTCCATTACTGGAATCTGACCACGCATCAGGATACTTGCAATACGGTCGTACATGTCATTGATCATGGCATCCCAAACCTTGGCACTCTCCAACTTAAAGATGAGGAGAGGATCCTTCTGCTCGTAGCTTGCATTCTGTACAGAGTGCTTCAGTTCGTCGAGCTTGCGGAGGTTCTCCTTCCAGTCGTCATCGATAATCTGGAGAACAACGCTCTTCTCAAACTCCTTAACTACGTTCTTAGCCTCGCTCTCGTATGCCTCCTTGAGGTTGCAAGGAATATTGTACATGCGCTTGCCGTCTGTGATAGGCACCATGATGCGCTCGTATATAGCACCCTGGTTTTCGTATACCTGCTTGATGATAGGCATAGCTGTAGCCTGGATGCGGTCTGTCTTACGCTTGAATGTAGCCATAGCCTCCTGGAAAGCACGCTCTGCCAAATCCTCACGTCTGCCGTTCTCATACTCATCCTCGTTGAATGGAATCTCCATAGCGAGAACTTTCAGGAACTCTTCCTTGGCACCGAAGAAGTCGTTGTTGTTGACGATGTTCAATACGCGGTCCCAGATGATGTTGGCAATATCCATACCGATACGCTCACCCATGAGGGCGTGGCGACGCTTCTCGTAGATAACGGTACGCTGACGGTTCATCACGTCATCATACTCCAAGAGGTGTTTACGGATACCGAAGTTGTTTTCCTCAACCTTGCGCTGAGCACGCTCGATACTCTTGCTGATCATTGGGCTCTCGATACGCTCGCCATCCTCGAAACCGAGACGGTCCATTACCTTGGCGATACGCTCTGAAGCGAACAGACGCATCAGCTTATCCTCCAATGATACATAGAATACAGAAGAACCTGGGTCACCCTGACGACCAGCACGACCACGGAGCTGACGGTCTACACGGCGGCTCTCATGACGTTCTGTACCGATGATGGCAAGACCACCTGCAGCCTTTACCTCTGGAGTCAGCTTGATATCGGTACCACGACCTGCCATGTTGGTAGCGATGGTTACGGCACCCTTACCGTTTACTGAGCGACCTGCCTCGGCTACAATCTGAGCCTCCTGCTGGTGCAGCTTAGCGTTCAATACATTATGAGGAATGTTGCGCATCTTCAACATCTTGCTCAACAACTCAGAAATCTCGACAGATGTTGTACCTACCAAGACTGGGCGGCCAGCATTACGTGTTTCCTCGATTTCGTCGATAACTGCACGATATTTCTCGCGGGCAGTCTTGTATACACGGTCATCCAAGTCCTTACGCTGGATAGGGCGGTTGGTTGGAATCTCAACAACATCGAGTTTGTAGATATCCCAGAACTCACCTGACTCTGTACTTGCAGTACCGGTCATACCTGCGAGTTTGTGGTACATACGGAAGTAGTTCTGAAGTGTGATGGTAGCAAAGGTCTGTGTAGCAGCCTCTACCTTTACGTGCTCCTTAGCTTCAATAGCCTGGTGCAAACCATCGCTCCAGCGACGGCCTTCCATGATACGTCCTGTCTGCTCATCCACAATCTTTACCTGTCCGTCCATGACAACATATTCGTCGTCCTTATTGAACATGGTGTAACCCTTCAGGAGCTGCTGCAAGGTGTGAACACGTTCGCTCTGTACACCATAGTGAGCCAGCATCTCGTCTTTCTTGTCAAGACGCTCCTGGTCGGTAAGGTCTGTACGTGCCTCGAGTTCACTCATTTCTGTTGTGATATCAGGCAATACGAAGAGTTCCTTGTCGTTTACCTGCTTAGCCAACCAGTCGGTTCCCTTATCGGTAAGGTCGGCAGAATTCATTTTCTCGTCTACTACGAAGTACAATGGCTCAGTAGCCTTAGGCATCTCACGGTTGTTGTTTGCCATGTAGTATTCCTCGGTCTTCAGCAGACCAGCCTTGATACCTTCCTCAGAAAGATACTTGATCAATGGTTTGTTCTTAGGCAATGCCTTGTAAGAACGGAAGAGTGCGAGGAAGCCTTCATCAAGGAGTTCCTGATTCTTAGCTTTTGTACCTTCGTTAATCTTCTGCTTAGCCTCGGCGAGCAATTCTGTAGCCTGCTTGCGCTGTACCTCATAAAGTTTCTCAACCAATGGCTGATACTGCTCAAACATCTGGTCGTCGCCCTTTGGAATAGGACCAGAGATGATCAATGGGGTACGGGCATCATCAATCAACACTGAGTCGACCTCATCGACGATGGCGTAGTTGTGCTGGCGCTGTACCAGATCGGCTGGGTTGGTAGCCATGTTATCACGAAGATAATCGAAACCGAACTCGTTGTTGGTACCGAAGGTGATATCTGCCAGGTATGCCTTGCGGCGCTCGTCGGAATTAGGACGGTGCTTGTCGATACAATCTACAGAGAGACCGTGGAACATATAGAGAGGTCCCATCCACTCAGAGTCACGCTTAGCCAAGTAATCGTTCACGGTAACGACGTGAACACCATTGCCTGTGAGGGCATTCAGGAAGATAGGTGTTGTACCTACAAGGGTCTTACCCTCACCGGTAGCCATCTCGGCAATCTTACCCTGATGGAGAACAACACCACCGAAGAGCTGTACATCGTAGTGAATCATTTCCCACTTCATATCATTACCGCCGGCTGTCCAGTGGTTGTGATAGATAGCCTTGTCGCCATCGATGGTAACGAAGTCGTTAGCTGGATTAGAAGCCAGCTCGCGGTCGAAGTCGGTAGCAGTAACTATTGTTTCCTCGTTCTCAGCGAAACGGCGAGCAGTATCCTTAACGATAGCGAAAACCTGAGGCAAAACCTCGTTGAGGGCTTCCTCATACTTGTCGAGTGCTTCCTGCTCTAACTTGTCGATCTGGTTGAAGATACCTTCACGCTCATCGATAGGAGTGTCTTCAATTTTAGCCTTGAGTTCAGCAATCTTAGCCTTCTCTTCCTTGGCGTACTCCTGTACGTACTTCTGAAGTTCTTTTGTTTTTGCACGAAGTTCGTCATTGCTTAAGGCCTGCATCTTAGGATACTCTGCCTTGATCTTTTCTACGATTGGCTGGATCAACTTCATATCGCGAGTTGACTTGTTGCCAAACAATGACTGGAGAATTTTGTTAAAGTTCATTGTATATTTATTTTTTATTATTATTCGAAATATAGGAGTTAAAGAAGTTAAGGAGTTAAGACAAATGCTGCTCTGTCAGTCCTTTTTTCCTCTTCTGCTTTTTCCTGTTGTTTATTACTAGCTTGCAAATTTACTAAAAATATCTGTAAATCTGCAAGGAATTGCCAATTATTACCTGTTTTTATGGCAAATCTTCTGAGTTTTGCTTACAGAAAGCATAAAATCAGCAGTCTGGACCTCGAATAACAATACTCCCATACGGAACTTTGTATCTATGCTCCGTAGGGGAATCATAATAAATATGTGAATGAATGTCTGTCAGAATGTCAGAAGAATTGGCGGCAAGTGTTGCCGACAGGATAGGATGATGCGTAGCGATGCTCTCATCTTCTGATGCCGCTTTGATGGCTTTGAGCACGCAGAGAATGTCCTCCTCCAATGCCTTCGCCTCCGGTTGCTGGATGAATTCATCGTAGGATATATCCGTAAGCGCAAACTTCAGCGCCTGCTGATAAGTCTGCGCCTCCATGCCGGTTGCCGCCAGGACAACCAAAAGGGCTGTGATATATCTGTTTACCATCATTGTTGTTTATCTTCTTCTGTTCGGAAACGATGTTGTGCCAATCGTTTCCTTACGTATATTTTAATGTCTATTTATTCTTTCTGAATTTCTTTACGATATGCTTCTGTAGACCGTAATTGTTTGGACTTAAATCCATCATGGTCGACTTGACGCAGTATCTCGCTAGCAAAGAAAGTGCCAAAATACTCATACCCTCAGCATAGTTCTGCCATATCTGCATGAACAGGGCTATGAGCAGAAGCCATCCCAGAAGTTCGAAATACCAATACTGACGACCTGCTTTCATCCTCTTGACAGTCTTCCAGGCAAAGATGAGGTTGAGCGGATTCAGTATCAGAATCTGGAAATTTATCTGTACAGTAGGATGCTGCGAGAAGATCATGGTAAAGAGAATCAGTCCCGGTAATCCTGTCAGGACAAGCAGGATGGCATCAAACCACCAGTAGTTTTTCTTTTTTACACATTCTCTTACCGTTGTTCCTATGATGATGATTGCCAGAGCTATGGCTATCATTTGTGGTGTAACA includes these proteins:
- the secA gene encoding preprotein translocase subunit SecA yields the protein MNFNKILQSLFGNKSTRDMKLIQPIVEKIKAEYPKMQALSNDELRAKTKELQKYVQEYAKEEKAKIAELKAKIEDTPIDEREGIFNQIDKLEQEALDKYEEALNEVLPQVFAIVKDTARRFAENEETIVTATDFDRELASNPANDFVTIDGDKAIYHNHWTAGGNDMKWEMIHYDVQLFGGVVLHQGKIAEMATGEGKTLVGTTPIFLNALTGNGVHVVTVNDYLAKRDSEWMGPLYMFHGLSVDCIDKHRPNSDERRKAYLADITFGTNNEFGFDYLRDNMATNPADLVQRQHNYAIVDEVDSVLIDDARTPLIISGPIPKGDDQMFEQYQPLVEKLYEVQRKQATELLAEAKQKINEGTKAKNQELLDEGFLALFRSYKALPKNKPLIKYLSEEGIKAGLLKTEEYYMANNNREMPKATEPLYFVVDEKMNSADLTDKGTDWLAKQVNDKELFVLPDITTEMSELEARTDLTDQERLDKKDEMLAHYGVQSERVHTLQQLLKGYTMFNKDDEYVVMDGQVKIVDEQTGRIMEGRRWSDGLHQAIEAKEHVKVEAATQTFATITLQNYFRMYHKLAGMTGTASTESGEFWDIYKLDVVEIPTNRPIQRKDLDDRVYKTAREKYRAVIDEIEETRNAGRPVLVGTTSVEISELLSKMLKMRNIPHNVLNAKLHQQEAQIVAEAGRSVNGKGAVTIATNMAGRGTDIKLTPEVKAAGGLAIIGTERHESRRVDRQLRGRAGRQGDPGSSVFYVSLEDKLMRLFASERIAKVMDRLGFEDGERIESPMISKSIERAQRKVEENNFGIRKHLLEYDDVMNRQRTVIYEKRRHALMGERIGMDIANIIWDRVLNIVNNNDFFGAKEEFLKVLAMEIPFNEDEYENGRREDLAERAFQEAMATFKRKTDRIQATAMPIIKQVYENQGAIYERIMVPITDGKRMYNIPCNLKEAYESEAKNVVKEFEKSVVLQIIDDDWKENLRKLDELKHSVQNASYEQKDPLLIFKLESAKVWDAMINDMYDRIASILMRGQIPVMEQEQPVQEAAPEQHTQQNYVESKVDLDAEREAQEAAANQDTREGAQVNRTPYRAEHMPRPNDPCPCGSGKKFKNCHGRNL